One Arachis hypogaea cultivar Tifrunner chromosome 2, arahy.Tifrunner.gnm2.J5K5, whole genome shotgun sequence genomic window, GCTGCTGCTATCGCTGCTTCTTATGTCGCCAGAACTCCTCCTTAGCTTTCTCCTTTCAGATAAATTGTCCTCCTCCTTCTCTCTATCTTTTTTCTGtaatttatttaaagaaaattctAATACAGCCTGTCGGTTGGTTATTGTACTATCACTGCGCCGTTCGTACTGTTACTATGCCAAAAAAGTCATATGCTCCACCACTATTTTCGAAAAACTCACTTATTAGATAGTTTAGAGTAGTTAAACCACAAAGACTATTTTATGGTGTATGTCTCTATtcctattttattttgattttgtcctatttttattagattttaaaatgtgttttgattttattcttttttttttgtttattgtgatttggattttaggatttattttgaattcattatttcttgttttgacttgtttttaattttttctgtttcttatttttgttataatttttaatttgttcttatttttagttaaattttttttgtagttcTGCATTGTTCTCTAATTATTGTTTGTTGTTCTTGGTTCTTAATTCTAGTTATGCTTTgttataattttatctttttgtgatatttatatatttgaatGTGAGAATATTAGtgaaaaaaattgtgttttgaTAAGATATTGATGAgacttatataattatttatttagtttaatcTGTCTCTATTTAGAACTAACGTCCATGTCGGCTTAGTAGTGGAAGCTGATATTCGTTGATAACTAATTTGTGTATTAAAATAGTGGCAGCGACTTtaggtttaatttaattttctgggTTAATCTTAACTTGtaattttttgagttaattgttatcttattgttgattattgttaattttttgtgttgattattgttaattttctaagttaatcttaatttgttaattttttgagttaattgttgtcttattattgattattgtttttttgagtttattgttgtttgtgagttaattatttttttgaattaattagttgattgttgttaattctctaagttaattttaacttgtttattttatgagttaattattgatttattatttattttgttaattttctaagtttattattactagattaaattattttttaagtaaattagtgttgtattttttgatttattagtttaaaaattattaaatttaaatatttaaaattatatattaaaatttttaataatttttaatttaaaatttaagtttacatTCAgtggttattaatttaattattaattaataatacatatatattgTTGGATTTATCGATGGATAAATCTAATAGTAAAAATTACTGTAAAAATTTTTGACAGTAATTAGTATCTGACAAAAAATTCACTAATAAACAATTACCGATAAAATTTATATCATCAAATTTATTCTGATATTAAATTTGATGATAAATATGACCgacaaatttttttgataaatttgcCTGTAAATTTAATGTATCTGGTGAATTTTTTGTAGCGAAAGAAGGAGAGATTttgttattttgaaaaaaattaatttaattccaataaaaaaatattatgtgatatattttaattataaaattaataatatataataaatattttatttatattatatattttttatttttgaggatttaaatataagggataaagaaaaatagaaaaaaaatgtaaaCAAACCAAGCCTTCGGGTTTTTCTATCGTTACTTTTATGATGATGATTTTTCTAAAATCTTATACCTCATTATTACAACAATACTCAAGTTCGAAAAAAGGTTCGATAAAGTACCGTAAATTACAAATAAAGTTTATGCTGTATGTAATAATGCTACAAAATAGTATTGATAATAAATTGCCAActtatactttaaaaaaaaaccaaagaacGAAGCATccgccataataataataataataataataataataataataataataatagatatttAAGAAAATCCAACAAAGCACCCTTTTATGAGACTAAGTTTAGGGTGCATGTGACATATTTTTCTGAAatgatttttctttcaatttaataATGAAACATCATTTTCACTTTAATCAAGCGCGTAAATGCATTATGTGAATGACAACTGATTGATCCTGTTCttgcatttatttttattattattattattattattattattattagggaaAATCACTTATTTAAGTCAAGAAGATGAAAAAATTACATGAATCAACCaaatcaaaaattaattcatgAATCAATCAGTCTACATTTTTATATAGTTCGAATCACCGTAATTCGAATTTCATTTCTACGTATGATTCGAATTACCTACACACGCACACatccactaattcgaatcaacctgattcgaattactcacacACACGtgcacatagtaattcgaattggacAGATTTAAAttactcaattaaaaaaatattaaaaaaatttaaaaacatatatttctcgaataataatttaaaaaaatttattaaaaagatttattaaaaaattaataatttaaaaattaaaaaatatattttatttcatacattaaaaaaattaacaaaaaatttaattatgagatttctttaaaatattaatgagatatcaattcgaattccatacaatactcttttgcccATTTTTAATacctcatgaatattttttaataaattcttttaataaatttatttaaattatatggtgagatattacatgattcgaattatacgGTGAATAATTTGAATTCTATACAATAGTCTTCTGctcattcttgatagctcatgaatattttttaataaatttatttaaattatactacaaaaaaaatattttattctagacaaaataattttcaaaaatagcttaaaagatgttaggagtactataaaaatttgtaatgtcctaataacttagaacattaaagaaatactctacatagtcaataataatttaaaatttaaagaaaatatatttttatcatgtatttacctaaatcactagaatattacaaatttttatagtactcataacatcttttaagccattttttaaaattattttatatggaataaaatatatttttaattattttatatggaataaaatattttttaatttctaaattattattgactatgtagagtattttatttaaaatttgagtacatgcatgtactTATCTAAATTAtcagaacattacaaatttttatagtactcctaatatttttaagccattttttaaaaattattttgcatacaataaaatttttttatagtataatttaaaaaattttattaaaaaaatttattaaaaaatattcgtgagttattaaaaatggacaaaatagtattgtatgaaattcgaattgatagctcattaatattttaaagaaatctcgtaattaaatattttgttagttttttttaatgtatgaaataaaatatatattttttaatttttaaattattaattttttaataattttttttaaattattactcgagaaatatatatttttaaggaaaaaagacaaataggtccctgacttttcaaacttttgacaaatacatccttgacaaaatttaaatacaaaaaagtctctgactttaacaaacggaggacaatttagtccttccgtctatttgcctctcatacacctaacggaactggttgacgtggctgaaacgatgtccaggtgtccgttacggtgccacgttggaaggaaaaaaaagttcgaaggacaaataagtccttgacgtcattttacaaataaagttcgaaggacaaataggtccttgagaatttttttttcaaaattaataaactcatttcctaaattctctcatctacctctctccatttttatatttctctctactatttttactctatatataattatattttatattagtaatttgacaaatcaaaatatgtcattcgatatatttttacaattaaaatattttaaatgtaaaattatacacattaaattattttaaattttcgataacgaatgttaaaattaattactaataaaaaattagactttttcgtataaaaataataactaaaaattttattatttaattttttatctgcagatatcttggtcttcttagtcagaaacttttgtcaacttacgacttttttgtaaaagtagtttgattttataaatcttttgtgtcatgcataatttatactgttagaacaaagtgaactataattaaaaaaaatatattcttgtaatgttattatgcataaaaatactagttctaatataatacacaaatgcactaatgctaacttaatacatgaatgatgcacaaatgaactaatgctaacttgatgcataaatgaactgatgctaactaatgccactggtatgatgaaaactgaactaatgcaatttaacaaattctaatataatacacaaatgcactaaaactaaactaatgcaatttaagaaaaagagtagaaacataacaagcccaatttctacaattttaatacaaataatttaaattgtagaataaaacaagttaactagatttcaaaatacaagcataattttatcagaaattatttttaatatggaaagaaaattggtgttttggttgaatattggcatttgaagtgtattacagtATTGTGGAAATTATTCAACACGCCCCCACGTGTTGGCTAAGATGCTACCACGTGTTCAACACGCCCCCTACGTGTTGGTCAGAATGATGCCACGTGTTCACCACGCCCCCACCTGTTGCACCACGCCCCCCACCTGTTGACTTCCCACAAAAAAATCCACCCATCTATAATTACACCACATTCTcccattttcaacaaaaacaccaatattttttccatacaaaaaaaaattagcctaattttataaactaaattctcataatagaagcataatagaagtataatgaaaaaaaaaattctcaaggacctatttgtccttcgaactttatttgtaaaatgacgccaaggacttatttgtccttcgaacttttttctccttccaacgtggcaccgtaacggacacctgtacaccgtttcagccacgtcagctagttccgttaggtgtatgagaggcaaatagacggaaggactaaattgtcctccgtttgttaaagtcagggacttttttgtatttaaattttgttagggatgtatttgtcaaaagtttGAAAAGTCAGGAACCTAtctgtctttttccctatttttaaattttttaatatttttttaaattgagtaATTCGAATATgcccaattcgaattactatgtgcaTGTGTGTGAGTAATTCAAATCAtcctgattcgaattagtgtaagtgtaattcgaatcaggtttaTTCGAGTTAGTAGGTGTGTGCATGTGTAGATAATTCGAATCATGCTTATTCGAATTACgtgaaaataaaatttgaattaggGTGAttcaaactatataaaaatatagaCTAATTGATTcataaatcaatttttaatttggtTGATTCACGTAATTTTTTCATCTCCTtaacttaaataaattatttgcccttattattattattattattattattattattattattattattattattatcaaatagTGACGTGGCTGAAATTAAATAAGTGAAATCTCCTAATGAACCTACACATTAAAAAGTAGTCTATATAGTGTGTATTAAAAACGTGCGTTTTGTGAATACTATGGTCTATGGTGGGTTGAATAGGtggatatataataatataaatatcaaAGGAGGTCTTAATCCACGTTTTTGTTACCCCGAAGATAGTGGGTAACAGAGGACCACTTTCTCTGCTTTCTACTGTTTAATTCACTGTCTCTTTTCGGTACTTTTATCATAAGAGGGACATGCAAAATTTAACTCCATTAATAGAGGGGTCAAGCACTACCAATTTGTAGTTATCATTTTCAACTCTATTTAATGTATTTGGTATATAAATACATTGActtaatacataattttttagtgAACATCTATCTTAGTCTTTGTGTTTAGTTTAAATTAAGGTAATATTGTTGGTGTTGGCAATGTTAATAGTGTGCAAGAAaagataataatgataataaagtaCGGtgataaaataaatgtaaaaattaCGATTATGATTTATGAGAATAGAGATGAAAAGAAGAGATTTAATTTAAAACCTACataaattaggattagttatcttttttttcttttttgttaagaATTACATCGTTTTTTTATAAATAGATATAGAATGAATTGTGTGTTTATTATTAATAGTTTAATAAATTCGAGAAGGAAAAGAAACACTTATTTTAAAAAGGAGAGAatactaaaatatttaaaattagactTTAAAATTAGACTTTAATTGATATAACTTAGACTTCAAGTAATTTACTCTTCGAATAATCTTGgactttaaataaatttaaatttcaagtaATTTTAGATCTCAGATAAATTTAAATCTCAAAATAATCTTAAACCCCAGATAAACTTaaacactaaatataaaataatatactttatgcatatataattttttactttaaCTATCAAATTCTTTTCGATATCGACCATTTGTGCCAAATTTTACTTTCATGTTTAAAAAGTattgaagaaaggaagaaagacatATTATTAAAGAAgtgatattattatattttgaatagtAATAGTACACTCAATAGGTTCCACAAACAGAGAAGATAGGGATCAAACAACTAAAATGTTGGTTGCAAATAGTTGAACGCAACTTAGTTCATTTGTTATTATGGGATTCAAATTAAATGGTCACAATATAATAATGCTTCATGGCACATGGTTTAATACTTTAATTCTTATCCATTATTTCTTAGGCATCACAGGCAAGAATTTTAGTCGTCACAACCATTATtcctctttttttattctttcctGAATAATTGACTCATGCAATCATTAAATTTGAGATATTAAAGAAAGAAACATATAAAAAGGACTAAAACGTGAttcaaacattttttttcttttaaaaaaaattaataactttaatAGCTTGAATTTAATTAACAATCcaagtttaataattttttttcttccgtttccttaaaaaaaaaaaaaaagataataatattgCTCCGGGGAAAAAACAGAAGAGCTATCTTGAATTAATAACCCAATAATTGTACACATATTCTAATTCCACAAGCAAGATGGTAATAAATTAGGGCATAATTGGAAAATCACTTTTGAGAAGTCAAAGATTCAACTTGAGATTTTCCACATGGTCCTTTGGTCCTAATGTAAAGTCTATATTCATCAAATGTCATTGGTGGATAGAGTGGTGGCCTATCCTCACTCACAAGCTCCTTAGCAGGTTGAATTAGTAAATCACTTCTTGGATTGTAAAAGAAGGCCAATGAAACTCTATCCTTATTTGAGTTCACAATTACTCTATGTTCTATACTCTTGTAGATTGCATTGCTTAGCACCTGAAATTAAGATAAGCAAATTCTACATTAACaataataagtatatataatTGAACACATTTAAGGGCCCTTAATTAGCTTTTCCCCTAAAAGGGTTATATAATATAaggtatatatatagaaaaaaaattttaagatttgttAGCAAGTTCTTTTACAATACTAGTTAGTTAAatcctaaaaataatataaatattctatatatttttgttaatttttcattgTATGATAGAATTAGATATTTCAGTAAATATTATCTGAAAATAATATATTACTGAcagattctattttttttatcgaTAAGTTTTTATTTTATCGATTGATATCATCCATCTTTTTTTActgaaagatttttttatttgttggtaATTTACCGACGAATTTAACTCTTTTAAAGCCTTTTatcatttaatataattataaaaatatttaaaacaaaaataaaaataaatctatATAACTTATTTATCTCTTTGCCCTTTCTAGTCTACCACTCTACCCTTCTTATGAGTTGAATTATTACAGAGTTTATTAGTATTAGATTTGAAAATAACCTGAATTTGGTCACCAATGTTGATGATGAATGCATTTGGGACAGGCTTGACAGTGATCCAATGTTCTCCTCTGCGGACTTGAAGTCCAGAAACATTTTCATCTGGTAAAAGTATGGTCATACCCCCAGGGTCTGAGTGAGATGAGAGCCCAAGAGTGAGGTCTGGTTGAGGGCATTTTGGGTAGAAATTAACCCTTAAGCATGCACCTATCTCACTCTCTCCACCAAATGAATTCATCAAGAAATCCTTCTTCAAACCAAGGTTTATTGATAACAATTCAAGAACCCTTCCTCCTAGCTTAACCACTTCATCACCATATTCATTAATCACAtcccttttttcaaaaaataaataaaaattaataagcaGTAATAATAAAAGAGTGacataactaataaattaaaacccttaaaaaaagatactaaaaattaattaattgctattattttttaaataatctccTGAGGAGagccatataaataataaaataaaaaagttgttaTTTCTAGTCCACTCTATTTATATAACAATAAGAATATTCTTGATTTACTATTTCACTTTACAAAAAATTTCACCTTGAAAAGTTTGAGAAATAATAATTGAAAGATAACTACTCCTATgcaaatattttatataacaataatgttagaaagacaaaaaaaataaccagaatttgtcttatttaagattcattaattgtcgtaacaattaataaatgttaaataagataaattacgactatttttatttatttatttttattatcaaacatTTTCGTTTATATAAAACATCATGGTTCGAATAGTCACCCAATTAAACCTTTTTCCATAAAAACACAGTTTTGGTTTTATCAATCAAGGATCTAAAATTTCCAATCCAAAATCCAATGTGCTGCTTGAAATTCAAATTCTTTCCCATGAGTAGTCAAGCTCATGCATGTGTTATTCATTTACATACTTTATGTGGATAGAGATTGTAAAACTTTATTCATCATAGATAGTGATAAGGTTGTACTATGTCTCTAAATAAAAACTCCAACAAAGAAACGACATGTCTTGCATACATACACaaatacacacacacatacatattTCACCTCAATTAACCAAAACAATTTATTATCTTACTTTTTTTGTTGAGacacaaaataaatgaaaaatatttagaaagaaaaaaaaagtgggtGGAGctcaactaattattttttttaaaaaataatatatgaaaaataaattaaataaatgtccACATCCTATACGGCTGGTAATTTGTTGTATTATTGTAAGCATACttctttaattaattattctagtttTAATATATTTCATTTTGTAGTCCGTTGTTGACATTTGGCTTTAAAAATCTATAGTTCTATACACACGTTTTACATATGGCATATACCTGTTTATTcacactaaataaataaaataagtgtaCAGGTgcctattaaaaatataataataaacgtCACTTTTTCTCGTGTGTCGTGATGCGATTTTGTGTTTACTTTTAACATTTTAATAACATCTGGTCATTCAGCACCACTCGATTAATTAATGGCagtgcttttttttttccctttttttattaatttttgcacTAAATGTATAAAATcggttaaaatttttatatatagataattttagtatgaaatatgaaaatatttgattattttagtattttatattattataataatagtataaaatatgatgtttgcaaaaaaaaaatttattattaaagacaaaatattattaatattttgcaaaaaaatatattattttaattataaaaaataaaatatcatttaaCATTTTGTAAAAAttcacaacaatatataatacataaaaaaataaaaagtcacTGACATCTGTAAAAAATTCATCACCCATaattcaatatataaaaaaaaaagttcataAAATCTATGTTAAAGATATGTCCATGAATTTTCAGACTCATCATTTATGAGTGAGACACACACATATCTAGAATATAAAAATAGCGGTTATTGAGCATGTGAAAATTTTCTACTAATGGGAGATGCAAGTTCCCAAGGATGATATGGTACTCCTACCCTTTCACTTTTTTGTATAAGCAAATccgaattaaaaataataatatttaatattaataacaataaaaattgaAGATCCACTTCATGGGCAACACGGATTTGTGAACCAACCCTCTTATTTGAATATTTGACACGTCCAATAGAATTTAAACTTGTCACCTTTATACCTACAATCCCCTGCTAaacctaattaaatttaatagACAAAACTATATCTACTTATTAGTGAAATTAAACCCCATTACCAACAAAGAGTAATAATGGAGCAACTATATTTGTatagattaaaatatttaattatatgttcttttttattaaataaaatgcaaCATTGACATACACTTATCTACATATATaaaaaacattttaaatatttcagTATTTTAagtgttttaataattttaattattgatctGGTTAGGATTGTTTATCATTTTTGAATTGTGTTAATGACAAATAAATCATATTAGAACGTTTTGACATTGATGACTGATCTTATAACGTTCAGAGTTGAATTATAATATATTACTGATGATTGATCTTACAATTTTAAGCGTCAAATTATAAAGATATAACTCTATAACGGATATATCAGATctcaatcataaaaaatatataattgagaTGAATCACCGCAACAAAAACACTGGAAATATTTCtaaatgtatattatttttgtataGGCAAAACagaataaattaacaaaataattctttttcaataactTAGCATGTTAGTTGCCACATCTAATTAATCTGActgtacaatatataaaataggGAAGATGAAGTAACGAGATATTTACAAGATGAAGCAAGTGTGTATAAACTTTGAACAAAGTTAAACAACCACAAACTTAAAcattatattgtttaatattcaaGATaattaaggttttttttttcctttttttgcaCTGATAAGTAGTTAGAACTTGAGGCATGTAACATGATCGGTTACATGTTTGAAAAACATATTTGTCCCACAAATTAAACTTGATTTGCAAACAATGTCAgatacaataaataaatattgggTCAATTCCAATAATATATGTGTGAGCTAGCTGTTCATGTTCTGTTTTCTGTGGATGTTCTCTCTGGTTTCATTTCTTGTAGATTTTTTAGAAAGAAATCAATgaaatatgaaacaaaaataacATAACTTTCTTTTTTCACTATATATAACgtctaaaaaaaaaatcagaaacacAAGAACCAAATTAATAAAAGAATGTTAGCATAGGAGAATAAATTAAACTTGAGTATTTTCtagagtaattaattaatttaatcctttttgaatataataaaaaagaaaatacccATGAAAAAAAATTCTAGACATGCACGACGTCAACGAAAAAAGAAAGGTTTGACCAAAAAAGCTGATACCAAATAAACATTatagacaataaataaaaaaatcgacAGAATATATAAGAATTTGTCGATATTTCAACAAAA contains:
- the LOC112750332 gene encoding jasmonate-induced oxygenase 2; translation: MMACQEWPEPIIRVQSLAESGINAIPERFIKPQSQRPKTQSNVVPTKQGFNDVDVENINIPVIDFQDLYGEDKNLKEQTLKRVSEACREWGFFQVLNHGVNHDLMKSAREVWREFFHQPIEAKEKYANSPLTYEGYGSRLGIKKGAILDWSDYFFLHYMPSSLRDQEKWPSLPNSLRDVINEYGDEVVKLGGRVLELLSINLGLKKDFLMNSFGGESEIGACLRVNFYPKCPQPDLTLGLSSHSDPGGMTILLPDENVSGLQVRRGEHWITVKPVPNAFIINIGDQIQVLSNAIYKSIEHRVIVNSNKDRVSLAFFYNPRSDLLIQPAKELVSEDRPPLYPPMTFDEYRLYIRTKGPCGKSQVESLTSQK